A genomic stretch from Physeter macrocephalus isolate SW-GA chromosome 12, ASM283717v5, whole genome shotgun sequence includes:
- the LOC102979721 gene encoding LOW QUALITY PROTEIN: eIF5-mimic protein 2-like (The sequence of the model RefSeq protein was modified relative to this genomic sequence to represent the inferred CDS: deleted 2 bases in 1 codon; substituted 1 base at 1 genomic stop codon) has translation MNNQKQQKATLSGQRFXTRKRDEKERFDPTQFQDCIIQGLTETGTDLEAVAKFLDASGAKLDYRRYAETLFDILVAGGMLAPGDTLADYMMCTDVSVFAAQEDLETMQAFAQVFNKLIRCYKYLEKGFEDEVKKLLLFLKGFSESERNKLAMLTGVLLANGTLNASILNSLYNENLVKEGVSAAFAVKLFKSWINEKDINEVAPSLRKVSMDNRLMELFPANKQSAEHFTKYYTKAGLKELSEYVWNQQTTGARKELQKELRKQMSHGDPFKDIILYVKEEMKNNNIPEPVVIGIVWSSVMSTVEWNKKEELVAEQAIKHLKQYSPLLAAFTTQGQSELTPLLKIQEYCYDNIHFMKAFQKIVVLFYKAEVLSEEPILKWYKDAHVAKGKSVFLEQMKKFVEWLKNAEEESESEAEEGD, from the exons ATGAATAATCAAAAGCAGCAAAAGGCAACGCTATCAGGCCAGCGTTTTTGAAccagaaaaagagatgaaaaagagagGTTTGACCCTACTCAGTTTCAAGACTGCATTATCCAAGGCTTAACTGAAACTGGTACTGATTTGGAAGCAGTAGCAAAGTTTCTTGATGCTTCTGGAGCAAAACTTGATTACCGTCGATATGcagaaacactctttgacattctGGTGGCCGGTGGAATGCTGGCCCCAGGTGATACACTGGCAGATTACATGATGTGTACAGATGTCAGTGTGTTCGCAGCACAAGAAGACCTAGAGACCATGCAAGCATTTGCTCAGGTTTTTAACAAGTTAATCAGGTGCTACAAATACCTGGAGAAAGGTTTTGAAGATGAAGTTAAAAAGCTGCTGCTGTTCTTAAAGGGTTTTTCAGAGTCGGAGAGGAACAAGCTGGCTATGTTGACTGGTGTTCTTCTGGCTAATGGAACACTTAATGCATCCATTCTTAATAGCCTTTATAATGAGAATTTGGTTAAAGAAGGGGTTTCAGCAGCTTTTGCTGTAAAGCTCTTTAAATCatggataaatgaaaaagatatcaATGAAGTAGCTCCAAGTCTTCGGAAAGTGAGCATGGATAACAGACTGATGGAACTTTTTCCTGCCAATAAACAAAGCGCTGAACACTTCACAAAGTAT TATACTAAGGCAGGCTTGAAAGAGCTTTCAGAGTATGTCTGGAATCAGCAAACCACAGGAGCTCGTAAGGAACTCCAGAAAGAACTTCGAAAACAGATGTCCCATGGTGATCCATTTAAGGATATAATTTTGTATGTCAAGGAGGAGATGAAAAATAACAACATCCCAGAACCAGTTGTCATCGGAATAGTATGGTCCAGTGTAATGAGCACCGTGGAATGGAACAAAAAAGAGGAGCTTGTAGCAGAGCAAGCCATCAAACACTTGAAGCAATACAGCCCTCTACTTGCTGCCTTTACAACTCAAGGTCAGTCTGAGCTGACTCCGTTACTGAAGATTCAGGAGTATTGCTATGACAACATTCATTTCATGAAAGCCTTCCAGAAAATAGTGGTGCTTTTTTATAAAGCTGAAGTTTTGAGTGAAGAGCCCATTCTGAAGTGGTATAAAGATGCACATGTTGCCAAGGGGAAAAGTGTCTTCCTTGAGCAAATGAAAAAGTTTGTAGAGTGGCTCAAAAATGCTGAAGAAGAATCTGAGTCTGAAGCTGAAGAAGGTGACTGA
- the NAT8 gene encoding LOW QUALITY PROTEIN: N-acetyltransferase 8 (The sequence of the model RefSeq protein was modified relative to this genomic sequence to represent the inferred CDS: inserted 4 bases in 2 codons; deleted 1 base in 1 codon; substituted 2 bases at 2 genomic stop codons), producing the protein MASYQIDKYQENYHKWLVGLFSKVMTEHLPTTFHHILKLPRTLVLLLAGALALFLVSGSWVLAFVVSLALLAALRFLAKYPWIQFEVMSWHTDMSDITKSYFSESGSCFWVVESEGHVVGMVGALPVKKPTLWNEQLQLLHLRVALEHRGQGXVKALVRTVXESAWDQGYSAVVLSTSTLQYSALALYQRLGFWKMGXFFFSTSYRLVAXSLQFVYRLPSAQVSQALEQGGGPMICVVVD; encoded by the exons ATGGCTTCTTATCAAATCGACAAATACCAGGAAAATTATCACAAATGGCTCGTGGGCTTGTTCTCCAAGGTGATGACCGAGCACCTTCCCACCACATTCCACCATATCTTAAAGCTGCCACGAACGCTTGTGCTCTTGCTTGCAGGGGCC CTTGCCCTATTCCTGGTCTCTGGCTCCTGGGTCCTGGCCTTCGTGGTCAGCCTCGCCCTCCTTGCTGCCCTGAGGTTTCTTGCCAAATACCCCTGGATCCAGTTTGAGGTCATGTCTTGGCACACAGACATGTCTGACATCACCAAATCCTACTTCAGTGAGAGTGGCTCCTGCTTCTGGGTGGTTGAGTCGGAGGGGCATGTGGTGGGCATGGTGGGAGCACTGCCCGTTAAGAAGCCCACCCTGTGGAATGAGCAGTTGCAGCTGCTTCACCTACGTGTGGCCCTGGAGCACCGTGGTCAGGGATAAGTAAAAGCCCTGGTCAGGACTGT CGAGTCTGCGTGGGACCAGGGCTACAGCGCAGTGGTCCTCAGCACCAGCACACTGCAGTACTCTGCCCTGGCCCTTTACCAGCGCCTCGGCTTCTGGAAGATGGGCTAGTTTTTCTTCTCCACAAGCTATAGGCTAGTTGC GTCCCTGCAATTTGTCTACCGTCTCCCCTCTGCTCAGGTCTCTCAGGCACTGGAGCAAGGAGGGGGGCCTATGATCTGTGTCGTTGTGGATTAG